The following proteins are encoded in a genomic region of Oncorhynchus keta strain PuntledgeMale-10-30-2019 chromosome 6, Oket_V2, whole genome shotgun sequence:
- the fgfr1b gene encoding fibroblast growth factor receptor 1b isoform X1, with protein MLLSRWSLLLLWSLLVLLVQSPLTQSRPAASLSDTDSDTADMLTSSEDEDDDEESSSEENKLYNNQKLQPVAPQWVTPDKMEKRLHAVPASKTVKFRCQATGNPTPTLRWYRNGKEFRRDQRIGGFKLRDHMWTIIMESVVPSDKGNYTCLVENKHGSLTHTYQLDVVERSPHRPILQAGLPANRTAVVGSDVEFVCRVFSDPQPHIQWLKRITINGSRVGTDGLPYVRVLKTAGFNTTDREMEVFTLRNVSVEDEGEYTCLAGNSIGMSHHSAWLSVIKDVPPSPVPSQAYLQIFIYCVGFFVIMLLIAIATACRLRCSPKKSDFSSQLAVHKLAKSIPLRRQVSVDSSSSLQSGVCLVRPYRLSSGATPNLAGVSEYELPADPLWELSRDRLSLGKPLGEGCFGQVVLAEAAGLDREKPSRLTMVAVKMLKSDATEKDLSDLISEMEMMKMIGKHKNIINLLGACTQDGPLHVVVEYASQGNLREYLRCRRPVGLEYWSGPTRAPLDTLEVRELVSAAYQVARGMAYLASQKCIHRDLAARNVLVTEDNVMKIADFGLARDIHHIDYYKKTTNGRLPVKWMAPEALFDRIYTHQSDVWSFGVLLWEIFTLGGSPYPGVPVEELFKLLKEGHRMDRPAACTEELYMMMRDCWHAVQSHRPTFKQLVEDLDRMLSLMANQEYLDLSIPAVQYSLVGPDTSSSSDSVFSREPTHGAEYSSRSPSRTSTLLYNQHTPPRTPSRASTLAYDHHIPCRTSTLTYTIPTRHTTTRGHSQRSSTKPLPHTLTYPPPF; from the exons ATGTTGTTGTCTCGCTGGTCTCTGCTGCTACTCTGGTCTCTACTGGTTCTACTGGTCCAGTCCCCCCTAACCCAATCCAGACCAGCTGCTTCCCTCAGTGACACTGACAGTGACACAG ctgACATGCTTACATCGTcggaggatgaagatgatgatgaagagtCTTCCTCAGAGGAAAATAAACTGTACAACAACCAGAAGCTCCAAC cggtGGCTCCTCAGTGGGTGACTCCAGACAAGATGGAAAAGAGGCTCCATGCCGTTCCTGCCAGTAAGACTGTTAAATTCCGTTGCCAGGCGACTGGTAATCCCACTCCAACTTTGCGGTGGTACAGGAATGGAAAAGAGTTCAGGAGAGACCAGCGGATTGGAGGCTTCAAG CTCCGAGACCACATGTGGACTATAATAATGGAGTCTGTGGTTCCGTCTGATAAAGGCAACTACACATGTCTGGTGGAGAACAAGCATGGCAGCCTCACACACACCTACCAGCTGGACGTAGtgg AACGTTCCCCTCACAGGCCCATCCTCCAGGCAGGCCTGCCAGCTAATCGTACGGCAGTGGTGGGTAGTGACGTAGAGTTTGTCTGTAGAGTGTTCAGCGACCCTCAGCCCCACATCCAGTGGCTCAAACGCATCACCATTAACGGCAGCAGAGTGGGGACAGACGGACTACCCTACGTACGTGtactgaag ACTGCAGGGTTTAACAccacagacagggagatggaggtgtTTACTCTGAGGAACGTGTctgtggaggatgagggagagtaCACCTGTCTGGCAGGAAACTCTATAGGAATGTCTCACCACTCTGCCTGGCTCAGCGTGATCAAAG ACGTGCCTCCCTCCCCCGTACCGTCTCAGGCCTACCTGCAGATTTTCATCTACTGTGTCGGCTTCTTCGTCATCATGCTCCTAATCGCCATAGCGACCGCCTGCCGATTACGCTGCTCCCCGAAGAAGAGCGACTTCAGTAGCCAGCTGGCTGTTCATAAACTGGCGAAGAGCATTCCCCTACGCAGACAG gtGTCAGtagactcctcttcctctctgcagtCTGGGGTGTGTCTGGTCAGACCCTACCGCCTCTCCAGCGGAGCCACGCCCAACCTGGCCGGCGTGTCAGAATATGAGCTGCCTGCGGACCCGCTCTGGGAGCTGTCACGAGACAG GCTGTCTCTGGGGAAGCCACTGGGTGAAGGATGTTTTGGTCAGGTGGTGCTAGCAGAGGCTGCAGGTCTGGACAGAGAAAAACCCTCCCGTCTCACCATGGTCGCAGTGAAGATGCTTAAAT CGGACGCCACAGAGAAGGACCTGAGTGATCTGATCTCTGAGATGGAGATGATGAAGATGATCGGGAAACACAAGAATATCATCAACCTGCTTGGAGCCTGCACACAGGACG gccCTCTCCACGTGGTGGTAGAGTATGCATCTCAGGGCAACCTGAGAGAGTACCTGCGGTGTCGGAGGCCTGTGGGTCTGGAGTATTGGTCTGGGCCGACCCGGGCCCCCTTGGACACCCTGGAGGTCAGGGAGCTGGTGTCTGCTGCCTATCAGGTGGCAAGGGGCATGGCTTACCTCGCCTCACAGAAG TGTATCCACAGGGACTTGGCAGCCAGGAATGTGTTGGTGACAGAGGACAATGTGATGAAAATCGCAGACTTTGGGCTGGCCAGAGACATCCATCACATAGACTACTACAAGAAGACCACCAAC GGTCGTCTGCCAGTGAAATGGATGGCGCCGGAGGCTCTGTTCGACCGCATCTACACACACCAGAGTGACGT gtggTCGTTTGGTGTGTTGCTCTGGGAGATCTTCACTCTAGGAGGCTCTCCCTACCCTGGTGTCCCCGTGGAGGAGCTGTTCAAACTGTTGAAGGAGGGACATCGTATGGACAGACCAGCCGCCTGCACAGAGGAGCT GTACATGATGATGAGAGACTGCTGGCATGCTGTTCAGTCTCACAGGCCAACCTTCAAACAACTGGTAGAGGATCTGGATCGCATGCTCTCACTCATGGCCAACcag gAGTATTtggatctctccatccctgcgGTCCAGTATTCTCTAGTGGGTCCAGACACCAGCAGCTCCTCTGACTCGGTCTTCTCCAGGGAGCCGACCCACGGAGCAGAGTACTCTTCCCGGAGCCCGTCCCGGACCTCCACCCTGCTCTACAACCAGCACACCCCCCCTAGGACCCCTTCTCGGGCCTCTACCCTGGCCTACGACCACCATATTCCCTGCCGGACGTCCACCCTGACCTACACCATACCAACCCGGCACACCACCACCCGGGGACACAGCCAACGTTCATCTACCAAACCCTTGCCGCACACCTTAACCTATCCACCTCCCTTTTAG
- the fgfr1b gene encoding fibroblast growth factor receptor 1b isoform X2, which produces MLLSRWSLLLLWSLLVLLVQSPLTQSRPAASLSDTDSDTADMLTSSEDEDDDEESSSEENKLYNNQKLQPVAPQWVTPDKMEKRLHAVPASKTVKFRCQATGNPTPTLRWYRNGKEFRRDQRIGGFKLRDHMWTIIMESVVPSDKGNYTCLVENKHGSLTHTYQLDVVERSPHRPILQAGLPANRTAVVGSDVEFVCRVFSDPQPHIQWLKRITINGSRVGTDGLPYTAGFNTTDREMEVFTLRNVSVEDEGEYTCLAGNSIGMSHHSAWLSVIKDVPPSPVPSQAYLQIFIYCVGFFVIMLLIAIATACRLRCSPKKSDFSSQLAVHKLAKSIPLRRQVSVDSSSSLQSGVCLVRPYRLSSGATPNLAGVSEYELPADPLWELSRDRLSLGKPLGEGCFGQVVLAEAAGLDREKPSRLTMVAVKMLKSDATEKDLSDLISEMEMMKMIGKHKNIINLLGACTQDGPLHVVVEYASQGNLREYLRCRRPVGLEYWSGPTRAPLDTLEVRELVSAAYQVARGMAYLASQKCIHRDLAARNVLVTEDNVMKIADFGLARDIHHIDYYKKTTNGRLPVKWMAPEALFDRIYTHQSDVWSFGVLLWEIFTLGGSPYPGVPVEELFKLLKEGHRMDRPAACTEELYMMMRDCWHAVQSHRPTFKQLVEDLDRMLSLMANQEYLDLSIPAVQYSLVGPDTSSSSDSVFSREPTHGAEYSSRSPSRTSTLLYNQHTPPRTPSRASTLAYDHHIPCRTSTLTYTIPTRHTTTRGHSQRSSTKPLPHTLTYPPPF; this is translated from the exons ATGTTGTTGTCTCGCTGGTCTCTGCTGCTACTCTGGTCTCTACTGGTTCTACTGGTCCAGTCCCCCCTAACCCAATCCAGACCAGCTGCTTCCCTCAGTGACACTGACAGTGACACAG ctgACATGCTTACATCGTcggaggatgaagatgatgatgaagagtCTTCCTCAGAGGAAAATAAACTGTACAACAACCAGAAGCTCCAAC cggtGGCTCCTCAGTGGGTGACTCCAGACAAGATGGAAAAGAGGCTCCATGCCGTTCCTGCCAGTAAGACTGTTAAATTCCGTTGCCAGGCGACTGGTAATCCCACTCCAACTTTGCGGTGGTACAGGAATGGAAAAGAGTTCAGGAGAGACCAGCGGATTGGAGGCTTCAAG CTCCGAGACCACATGTGGACTATAATAATGGAGTCTGTGGTTCCGTCTGATAAAGGCAACTACACATGTCTGGTGGAGAACAAGCATGGCAGCCTCACACACACCTACCAGCTGGACGTAGtgg AACGTTCCCCTCACAGGCCCATCCTCCAGGCAGGCCTGCCAGCTAATCGTACGGCAGTGGTGGGTAGTGACGTAGAGTTTGTCTGTAGAGTGTTCAGCGACCCTCAGCCCCACATCCAGTGGCTCAAACGCATCACCATTAACGGCAGCAGAGTGGGGACAGACGGACTACCCTAC ACTGCAGGGTTTAACAccacagacagggagatggaggtgtTTACTCTGAGGAACGTGTctgtggaggatgagggagagtaCACCTGTCTGGCAGGAAACTCTATAGGAATGTCTCACCACTCTGCCTGGCTCAGCGTGATCAAAG ACGTGCCTCCCTCCCCCGTACCGTCTCAGGCCTACCTGCAGATTTTCATCTACTGTGTCGGCTTCTTCGTCATCATGCTCCTAATCGCCATAGCGACCGCCTGCCGATTACGCTGCTCCCCGAAGAAGAGCGACTTCAGTAGCCAGCTGGCTGTTCATAAACTGGCGAAGAGCATTCCCCTACGCAGACAG gtGTCAGtagactcctcttcctctctgcagtCTGGGGTGTGTCTGGTCAGACCCTACCGCCTCTCCAGCGGAGCCACGCCCAACCTGGCCGGCGTGTCAGAATATGAGCTGCCTGCGGACCCGCTCTGGGAGCTGTCACGAGACAG GCTGTCTCTGGGGAAGCCACTGGGTGAAGGATGTTTTGGTCAGGTGGTGCTAGCAGAGGCTGCAGGTCTGGACAGAGAAAAACCCTCCCGTCTCACCATGGTCGCAGTGAAGATGCTTAAAT CGGACGCCACAGAGAAGGACCTGAGTGATCTGATCTCTGAGATGGAGATGATGAAGATGATCGGGAAACACAAGAATATCATCAACCTGCTTGGAGCCTGCACACAGGACG gccCTCTCCACGTGGTGGTAGAGTATGCATCTCAGGGCAACCTGAGAGAGTACCTGCGGTGTCGGAGGCCTGTGGGTCTGGAGTATTGGTCTGGGCCGACCCGGGCCCCCTTGGACACCCTGGAGGTCAGGGAGCTGGTGTCTGCTGCCTATCAGGTGGCAAGGGGCATGGCTTACCTCGCCTCACAGAAG TGTATCCACAGGGACTTGGCAGCCAGGAATGTGTTGGTGACAGAGGACAATGTGATGAAAATCGCAGACTTTGGGCTGGCCAGAGACATCCATCACATAGACTACTACAAGAAGACCACCAAC GGTCGTCTGCCAGTGAAATGGATGGCGCCGGAGGCTCTGTTCGACCGCATCTACACACACCAGAGTGACGT gtggTCGTTTGGTGTGTTGCTCTGGGAGATCTTCACTCTAGGAGGCTCTCCCTACCCTGGTGTCCCCGTGGAGGAGCTGTTCAAACTGTTGAAGGAGGGACATCGTATGGACAGACCAGCCGCCTGCACAGAGGAGCT GTACATGATGATGAGAGACTGCTGGCATGCTGTTCAGTCTCACAGGCCAACCTTCAAACAACTGGTAGAGGATCTGGATCGCATGCTCTCACTCATGGCCAACcag gAGTATTtggatctctccatccctgcgGTCCAGTATTCTCTAGTGGGTCCAGACACCAGCAGCTCCTCTGACTCGGTCTTCTCCAGGGAGCCGACCCACGGAGCAGAGTACTCTTCCCGGAGCCCGTCCCGGACCTCCACCCTGCTCTACAACCAGCACACCCCCCCTAGGACCCCTTCTCGGGCCTCTACCCTGGCCTACGACCACCATATTCCCTGCCGGACGTCCACCCTGACCTACACCATACCAACCCGGCACACCACCACCCGGGGACACAGCCAACGTTCATCTACCAAACCCTTGCCGCACACCTTAACCTATCCACCTCCCTTTTAG